A single Oncorhynchus nerka isolate Pitt River linkage group LG10, Oner_Uvic_2.0, whole genome shotgun sequence DNA region contains:
- the LOC115124592 gene encoding insulin-like gives MGGESGVLPQPTFPSAFLLLFYRASSPPPPQSTINMALWLQAASLLVLLALYPGADAAAAQHLCGSHLVDALYLVCGEKGFFYNPKRDVDPLTGFLFPKSSQENEVAESPFKDQMDMIVKRGIVEQCCHKPCNIFDLQNYCN, from the exons ATGGGGGGAGAATCTGGTGTTCTGCCTCAACCAACTTTTCCTTCAGCATTTCTGCTACTCTTCTACAGAGCTtcttcaccaccacctccacag tccACCATCAACATGGCCCTCTGGCTCCAAGCTGCATCTCTGCTGGTGCTGCTGGCCCTCTACCCTGGGGCAGACGCTGCAGCTGCCCAACACCTGTGTGGCTCTCATCTGGTGGACGCCCTCTATCTGGTGTGTGGAGAGAAAGGATTCTTTTACAACCCAAAGAGAGATGTGGATCCCCTAACAG GGTTTCTCTTTCCAAAATCGTCCCAGGAGAACGAAGTTGCCGAGTCCCCGTTCAAAGACCAGATGGACATGATAGTAAAGAGAGGTATTGTAGAGCAGTGCTGTCACAAGCCTTGCAACATCTTCGACCTGCAGAACTACTGCAACTGA
- the nipal4 gene encoding magnesium transporter NIPA4, protein MQYVHLSKDSCRNGSIIRLLCPSQTAVCIVNGEANLLNTSFTDNHNATETGLSAVGNNWTNYNFWTGLTLAVLSAFLIGGSVMLKKKALLRLANNGQTRAGEGGHGYLKDWLWWSGLLTMGAGEVANFAAYMFAPATVVTPLGALSVLISAVLSSYLLGETLNLLGKLGCVLSILGSTLMVIHAPEEEEVTTLQQMTDKLLDPGFLVFASILLVACLLLIFYFSPRVGQTNILVYIGICSLLGAFTVSSVKGLGIAIRTVTSDPAVVRHPLTWILLVSLVSSIVVQVNYLNKSLDTFNTLLVYPIYYVCFTTVVLTTSIVLFKEWGTMSGVDVVGTVGGFLVIILGVAMLHLFKDIHVTLEGLASRMCQPLEVKREDKHILIENMESLPPMREDAPRVFIIS, encoded by the exons ATGCAATATGTTCATTTATCTAAGGATTCATGCCGAAACG GTTCCATAATAAGGCTACTGTGTCCATCTCAGACTGCGGTGTGTATAGTCAACGGGGAGGCAAACCTCCTCAACACCTCCTTCACTGACAATCACAATGCCACTGAGACAGGGCTGTCAGCCGTCGGCAACAACTGGACCAACTATAACTTCTGGACTGGTTTGACCTTGGCGGTGCTGTCGGCCTTCCTGATTGGAGGAAGTGTGATGCTGAAGAAGAAGGCCCTGCTTCGCCTAGCCAATAATGGACAGACCAGAGCAG GTGAAGGTGGTCATGGATATTTAAAGGACTGGTTATGGTGGAGTGGACTTCTAACCA TGGGTGCCGGTGAGGTTGCCAACTTTGCAGCGTACATGTTTGCTCCAGCTACTGTGGTGACTCCTCTGGGCGCCCTGAGTGTCCTTATCAG TGCAGTGCTGTCCTCTTACCTGTTGGGGGAGACACTGAATCTGTTGGGGAagcttggctgtgtgctcagcATACTGGGCAGCACTCTCATGGTGATCCATGCACCTGAAGAAGAGGAAGTCACTACCCTACAGCAGATGACTGACAAATTGCTTGACCCAG GCTTCCTTGTGTTTGCCAGTATCCTGCTGGTGGCCTGCTTGCTGCTTATCTTCTACTTCTCCCCCCGTGTGGGCCAGACCAACATCCTGGTCTACATCGGCATCTGTTCCCTGCTGGGAGCCTTCACCGTCTCCTCCGTCAAGGGCCTGGGCATCGCCATCCGCACAGTGACCTCTGACCCGGCCGTGGTGCGTCACCCGCTCACCTGGATCCTTCTGGTGTCACTGGTCAGTTCCATCGTGGTCCAGGTCAACTACCTGAACAAGTCTCTGGACACCTTCAACACGCTGCTGGTCTACCCAATCTACTACGTGTGCTTCACCACCGTGGTGCTCACCACCTCCATCGTCCTGTTTAAAGAGTGGGGGACCATGTCTGGTGTGGATGTGGTGGGCACCGTGGGGGGCTTCCTGGTCATCATCTTGGGGGTAGCCATGCTGCACCTGTTCAAAGACATCCACGTCACCCTGGAGGGCCTGGCCAGCAGAATGTGTCAGCCGCTGGAGGTGAAACGGGAGGACAAACACATCCTCATTGAGAATATGGAGAGCCTGCCTCCCATGAGAGAAGACGCACCCAGAGTCTTCATCATCAGCTGA